GCCGCAGATTTGCACGTTCCTTACGACCTCAATGGCAGTTTTGCGGTCGAACGGCAGTTGCCTAAGTCACTCGTCCTTTCGGTTACCTACAACTTTTTCCGTGGCATCAATCAATACCGCACGCGCAATATCAATGCGCCGACCGGCTTTGTGACCGACCCGGCGAACCCGGGCCGTCCGAAGGCGATTTGTCCTGTTCCGTCCTGCGGCGTGATCTATCAGTACGAATCGTCGGCGCTCAACGAAACCAACCGCATCAGCTTTGGGTTGAATCGCCGGGCGGGCCGCGTGATTCTATTCGGCAACTACAATCTGCAATGGATCAAGTCGAATGGCGAAGGCACGCCGGCCGACAACTACAACCTGGCTTCGGAATGGGGGCGTTCAAGCGCCGACCGGCGACATTCGTTTTTCACTGGTGGTTTTATTACCTTGCCGAAAAATTTCCGGCTCCAAACCACGATCAATGCCAGCAGTGGTAGCCCGTTCAATATCACCACCGGCAGCGACGACAATCTGGACGGCAACTTCAGCGACCGGCCAGGCGGCATTCACCGCAATGCTGATTTGCCTGCCAGTGCTTATGCGCAGTTAGCCCCCCGCTTGATCTGCGTGCCCGGCACGACTCCGAAACTGTTTCCCGGCGCCGCTGCCACTGTCTGCCTCAACAGCAGAAGCGAGCAGTTGCCGCAAGTGCAATTGCGCGACTACCTGGCACAGGCTTACCCGAACGGTGTGGACGCGCAAGGACCCGGTAACTTTAACGTCGGTATGAGCCTGAGCAAGACCATCGGTTTCGGCAAACGCGCGAGCAATCAGGCGCAGGCCGGCGGTGCGAATGGCGGCGGTGGCGGACGCGGTGGTGGTGGCGGCGGTGGACGCGGCGGTGGTGGTGGTGGCGGACGTGGTGGCGGCGGTGGCGGCGGTGGTTTTGGCGGCCCGGGTGGTGGTTTTGGCGGCCCGTTTGGCGGCGGCGGCAATGAAAGCGCGCGCTTCAACATGACGTTTCAGGTTAGCGTCTCGAATCTTTTCAATCGCGTCAACTTTAACAACTACAGCGGCACCCTGGGTTCGTCCTTCTTCGGCATCCCCAACGGAGCGGGGAATGCACGCCAGTTGAATTTCGACGTGCGCTTCAATTTCTAAAAGCGGATTGCTGGCCGCTCAACAGGCGAGCAAGGCAAAATCGTCTGAGCCAAATCAATGGGTGGTAAACACGCTGATTGATTTGGCTCTTTGCTTTTCACCACAAAGGGAAAACCGTATGAACCTGGAATTGCAAGGCCGCGTCGCGATGGTGGCCGCCGCCAGCAAAGGCCTTGGCAAGGCTTGTGCGCTGGCGTTGGCCGCCGAAGGCTGTCACGTTTCAATTTGCGCGCGCAGCGCTGACGAATTGGAAAAAGTTCGCGCGGAAGCCGCCCACTATGCCGAAGCTTTGGCGGTCACGGTTGACGTTGCCGCCGCCGCCGATTTGGAACGCTGGCATCAGCAAACCGTCGAGCGTTTTGGCCAGGTGGACATTCTGGTCACCAATACCGGCGGGCCGCCCGTCAGCCGCTTTCTGCAATTGAGCGATGCACAATGGCAGGCGGGCGTCGAATCTACGTTGATGAATGTCGTGCGCCTCTCACGGCTGGTGCTGCCTGGCATGCAGCAACGCCGCTGGGGCCGCCTCATCCACCTGACTTCGCTGGTGGCAAAACAACCGGTGGATGAACTGACGATCTCCAGCACCATTCGCGCAGGCCTGTCCGGGCTGACCAAAACGCAGGCCAATCAATTCGGGCCTGACAACATCACCGTCAACGCCGTCTTGATGGGCCACATTCTGACCGACCGCCAATACCACCTCGCCGATGTGCGTGTGAAAGAACAGGGCATCACTTACGAACAATACTTTGAACAGCAAGCCGCCGCGATTCCTTTGCGCCGTCTGGGCGAACCGCGCGAGGTCGGCGAAGTCGTCGCCTTTCTGGCTTCGGAACGCGCCAGCTATGTCACTGGAGTTTCATTGCAGGTGGATGGCGGTTTAATTCGCAGCACTTTATGAGAAGTGAGTTAGAGGTACGGGACTTGGGGCTGGTCTGGCTGGACTTTAGTCTCTGATTCTTCACGCAGTGCAGCGTGGGTTGAATACGTAGCCGAAGATTTTTTGGAGACCCTATTGACAGTCAATAGGCGGCCCAGTAAAGTGCGCCTTCGCTTTTTGACGCGGGGTGGAGCAGTCTGGTAGCTCGTTGGGCTCATAACCCAAAGGTCGCAGGTTCAAATCCTGCCCCCGCAATCCAAATTACCAAAAGGGCTGGAAGCATTGCTTCCAGCCCTTTTGGTTTGGAGCGGCGTTTCAGCCAGCCCTCATTGCGGTTTCAACCCAAAGATCACTTGCGGGTCATCGGCGGAATTGTCGTCCGCCGGCCAGCCGCGAAAAAAATTGCGCATCAATGAGCCACCATCCACCGCAAAAAAAGTCAACTGGCCTAGTACGGCGTGTGCGCGAACCGTTGCACGCGGCAGGCGATTCTGCCTTTCCAGCGTGAGCAGGATTTCGTTGCGCGCGCTGTCGAGCACGGCTTCCCAGGTACCGTTTTCCAGCGGCACGGGCGTGGTGAAGGCGCGATAGCCGCGCGACGACCAGGTGCCGTTGTTATTCAAGCGTAACTCCATCACGATGCTAGTGCGGTCGTAGCCGTCGTAATTGGCATGCACGACATTTTGAGCCGAGATTTGCCGCTGCACGACCCAATTGCCGGCTAGAAATTCCAGCCCGGTGGTTTCGATTAAACGCACATTGTATTGCGGCGGCGGATCGCGCCAGCACATCTGCGGCTGCGCATCAATGTCGCAATGGATCGGATCATAATCCAATCCATCATCGCCATAGCCCGTGAAGCGATGACCTGCCGTCAGGGCGAGACTCGGCGGGCGAGTGCGCACCAGTTCGTTGCTATCAATGCGCCCCTCCTCATCCTCGCCGGGCAGCCTTGCGGTCTTATCCCAAAAACTACCGAAGCAGATTTGCCAATACCAGCGCTGCTGCGTAGTGCTGTACGCCCGCGCAATTCCGACAGCCTTCCAGGCGGGATTGCTTAGCACGGCGTTGCCAGCCTGCGTCGCCTGCCAGCGGTTCAAAATGTCCTGGACTTCCCAATTGCTGGCTAGTACCAGGGCATCTTCTTCCACCGTGCCCCGTTCACCCGGATACAGAAACGCGCGCGCCCGTTGCGCTGGCGAGCGCCCCAAGCTGTCCACCTTGCTCGTGGAATTGTGTGCGGCCATATCTTTGACTGCCCAAGCGGTTGCCTGGGTGAGACTGACGGCGAGGCCCACGGGATTCAAGTTCAATTCCTGCCGGTACTCATTCAACAGGTAGAGCAACGAGGCTT
This portion of the Acidobacteriota bacterium genome encodes:
- a CDS encoding SDR family oxidoreductase translates to MNLELQGRVAMVAAASKGLGKACALALAAEGCHVSICARSADELEKVRAEAAHYAEALAVTVDVAAAADLERWHQQTVERFGQVDILVTNTGGPPVSRFLQLSDAQWQAGVESTLMNVVRLSRLVLPGMQQRRWGRLIHLTSLVAKQPVDELTISSTIRAGLSGLTKTQANQFGPDNITVNAVLMGHILTDRQYHLADVRVKEQGITYEQYFEQQAAAIPLRRLGEPREVGEVVAFLASERASYVTGVSLQVDGGLIRSTL